The Abyssisolibacter fermentans genome window below encodes:
- the ilvD gene encoding dihydroxy-acid dehydratase, with translation MRSNEITKGVARAPHRSLLYAMGYLPEDLEKPLIAVVNAHNEIIPGHFHLDEIAQAVKLGISAGGGTPVEFPVIGICDGIAMNHSGMKYPLSTRELIADSIEAMAMGHKFDGLVLVGNCDKIVPGMLMGAARLNIPSIYISGGPMLTGDYRGKTLDLIRGSFEAVGAHVNGEISAEELSEIETHSCPTCGSCAGLFTANTMNSLAESLGIALPGNGTIPAPFGRRKQLAKRAGMKIVELVKNNVLPRDIMTIDAFKNAIALDMAIGGSSNTTLHLLAIANEAEVDLTLDHFDEISRNVPNLTKISPAGVHSMHDLDNAGGISAVLNELAKAGLINTDAKTVTGNTIGENIKNANILDPNVIREIDNPYKKEGGIAILRGNLAPDGAVVKQSAVEPEMMQHKGSARIFESEETAYAAILNKQIKAGDVVVIRYEGPKGGPGMREMLSPTAAIAGMGLEKSVALITDGRFSGGTRGPCIGHVSPEASEGGTIGILEEGDIIEIDIKNRVLKVDLSEEEIQARKDKWVQPPSKAKRGTYLSRYSKLVTSASTGAVLER, from the coding sequence ATGAGAAGTAATGAGATTACTAAAGGTGTAGCTAGAGCTCCACATCGTTCTTTGTTGTATGCTATGGGGTATTTGCCAGAGGATTTGGAAAAACCATTGATTGCGGTTGTTAATGCACATAATGAGATTATACCTGGACATTTTCATTTAGATGAAATAGCTCAGGCGGTTAAGTTAGGAATAAGTGCTGGAGGAGGAACTCCTGTTGAGTTTCCTGTTATAGGTATTTGTGATGGTATTGCTATGAATCATAGTGGTATGAAATATCCGTTATCTACAAGAGAGCTTATTGCAGATTCTATTGAAGCTATGGCTATGGGACATAAATTTGATGGATTAGTTTTAGTTGGTAATTGTGACAAAATAGTACCTGGTATGCTTATGGGAGCGGCTAGACTTAACATTCCTTCTATATATATAAGCGGTGGACCTATGTTGACTGGAGATTATAGAGGTAAGACACTTGATCTTATTAGAGGATCATTTGAAGCTGTTGGAGCTCATGTAAATGGTGAAATATCAGCGGAAGAATTAAGTGAGATAGAAACTCATTCTTGTCCAACTTGTGGTAGTTGTGCGGGACTATTTACTGCTAATACTATGAATTCACTTGCTGAATCTTTGGGTATAGCATTACCTGGCAATGGAACTATACCTGCTCCTTTTGGAAGAAGAAAGCAATTAGCTAAAAGAGCAGGAATGAAGATAGTTGAATTAGTTAAAAATAACGTATTGCCAAGAGACATTATGACGATTGATGCATTTAAGAATGCAATTGCATTAGATATGGCTATAGGAGGTTCTTCTAATACTACATTGCACCTATTGGCAATTGCTAATGAAGCGGAAGTGGATTTGACATTAGATCATTTTGATGAAATAAGTAGAAATGTTCCTAACTTAACTAAAATAAGTCCAGCTGGTGTTCATAGTATGCATGATTTAGATAATGCAGGAGGTATATCAGCAGTTCTGAATGAGCTTGCTAAGGCAGGATTGATAAATACAGATGCAAAGACGGTTACAGGGAATACTATTGGTGAAAATATTAAAAATGCGAATATACTAGACCCTAATGTAATTAGAGAGATAGATAATCCTTATAAAAAAGAGGGCGGAATAGCAATATTAAGAGGAAACTTAGCTCCTGATGGTGCAGTTGTTAAGCAATCAGCAGTAGAACCAGAAATGATGCAGCACAAAGGGTCAGCTAGAATCTTTGAATCAGAAGAAACTGCTTATGCAGCTATTTTAAATAAGCAAATAAAAGCAGGTGATGTTGTAGTCATCAGATATGAAGGTCCTAAGGGAGGTCCGGGCATGAGAGAGATGCTAAGTCCAACAGCTGCAATAGCAGGAATGGGCTTAGAAAAATCAGTAGCACTTATAACTGACGGACGTTTTTCTGGTGGTACTAGAGGACCATGTATTGGACATGTTTCTCCTGAAGCAAGCGAAGGCGGAACAATAGGTATCCTTGAAGAAGGAGATATTATAGAAATAGATATTAAAAATAGAGTATTAAAAGTAGATTTATCAGAAGAAGAAATTCAAGCAAGAAAAGATAAATGGGTACAGCCTCCTTCGAAAGCTAAAAGAGGAACATATTTGTCAAGATACAGCAAATTAGTAACATCAGCAAGTACAGGTGCAGTCTTAGAAAGATAA